The Algoriphagus sanaruensis genome window below encodes:
- a CDS encoding peroxiredoxin, producing the protein MSLRLGDFAPDFTAESSQGTINFYEFLGDSWGVLFSHPADYTPVCTTELGAVARLRNEFEKRNVKVLALSVDGLENHKGWIGDINETQNTEVNFPIIADEDRVVSTIYDMIHPNASENFTVRSVFVIGPDKRIKLMITYPASTGRNFDELLRVIDSLQLTAHYSVATPANWKKGEDVIVSPSIKTEDIPAKFPKGHQVIKPYLRTTPQPDL; encoded by the coding sequence ATGTCATTACGATTAGGAGATTTTGCACCTGACTTTACAGCTGAAAGTTCACAAGGAACGATCAATTTTTATGAATTTTTAGGAGATAGTTGGGGGGTGTTATTTTCCCATCCAGCGGACTATACTCCAGTTTGCACTACCGAACTGGGTGCAGTCGCTCGGTTAAGAAATGAATTTGAAAAACGAAATGTGAAAGTATTGGCTCTGAGTGTTGATGGATTAGAAAACCATAAAGGATGGATTGGTGACATCAACGAAACTCAAAATACAGAAGTAAACTTTCCAATCATCGCTGATGAGGATCGAGTTGTTTCCACGATTTATGACATGATTCATCCCAATGCCAGTGAAAATTTTACTGTTCGATCCGTATTTGTAATCGGGCCTGATAAACGAATCAAATTAATGATCACTTATCCTGCCAGTACAGGAAGAAATTTTGATGAATTATTACGGGTCATTGACTCACTTCAATTAACAGCTCACTACTCGGTAGCTACTCCTGCCAATTGGAAAAAAGGTGAAGATGTCATCGTATCACCCTCTATTAAAACGGAAGATATTCCAGCCAAATTCCCTAAGGGCCATCAAGTTATCAAACCCTATCTAAGAACTACTCCTCAACCAGATTTATAA
- a CDS encoding sugar kinase codes for MKKIVTLGEVMLRLSPPANQRFIQAKSLDLEFGGSEANVGATLAFWGQDVVHVTAFPEHELGWSASASLRRIGIDTRYIQFSPGRLGVYFLENAAAHRSSQIIYDRADSAFANLNPDVLDWDEILGDAAWLHWSGITPALSANCAEITRKALRKANEKGVRVSGDLNYRSNLWKYGKGPDQIMPELMDLTQVMIAGVRDFNQCLNQSFEDFDSVRDFAFTNFPKLTHLVKTDRESINTSHNRMSAGIYTSTDQYFSKNYDLIPIVDRVGTGDAFAGGLIYGLLHSSEQEAVELGMAACALKHSVPGDLLLSSLEEVQELAQGNSIGKIKR; via the coding sequence ATGAAGAAAATCGTCACCCTCGGCGAAGTAATGCTGAGATTGTCGCCACCCGCAAATCAGCGTTTTATTCAAGCAAAAAGTTTGGATCTAGAGTTTGGAGGTTCAGAAGCAAATGTTGGAGCAACCTTGGCATTTTGGGGCCAAGATGTGGTCCACGTCACTGCGTTTCCAGAACACGAACTTGGTTGGTCTGCATCAGCAAGTTTGCGAAGAATAGGAATCGATACTCGATATATTCAATTTTCTCCCGGGCGATTAGGGGTCTACTTTTTGGAAAATGCAGCTGCTCATCGAAGCTCCCAGATTATTTATGATCGAGCGGATTCGGCTTTTGCGAATTTGAACCCGGATGTATTGGATTGGGATGAAATTTTGGGGGATGCAGCTTGGCTTCATTGGTCAGGTATTACTCCAGCTCTTTCAGCAAATTGTGCTGAGATTACGAGAAAAGCCCTCCGAAAAGCCAATGAAAAAGGAGTACGAGTGAGTGGCGATTTGAATTACCGGAGCAATCTCTGGAAATACGGGAAAGGTCCAGATCAAATCATGCCTGAATTAATGGATTTAACCCAGGTCATGATTGCGGGGGTTAGAGACTTTAATCAGTGCTTAAATCAATCTTTTGAGGACTTTGATTCGGTAAGAGATTTTGCATTTACAAATTTCCCAAAACTTACCCATTTGGTAAAGACAGACCGGGAATCAATCAATACTTCTCATAATCGAATGAGTGCTGGAATTTATACATCCACCGATCAGTATTTTTCAAAAAATTATGATTTGATTCCTATTGTTGATCGAGTGGGAACGGGAGACGCATTCGCAGGAGGTCTTATTTATGGATTACTTCATTCGAGTGAGCAGGAAGCTGTTGAACTCGGAATGGCTGCCTGCGCACTCAAACACAGTGTACCTGGAGATTTATTGCTTTCTAGTCTAGAAGAAGTTCAAGAACTGGCTCAAGGAAATTCAATAGGAAAAATTAAACGATAG
- a CDS encoding TRAP transporter large permease gives MEWISIAILVLSFVTLLVLGVPVAWSLGLSSFFTLIITISALPAATTIAQRMATGLDSFALLAIPFFVLAGEIMNRGGIANRLIDFAKGLTGRLPGGLLYVNIIAAMLFGAIAGSAAAAASAIGSILGKRMDEEGYPKTLGASVNITSSTTGLIIPPSNVLIIYSLASGGVSIAALFVAGYLPGLLLGLILMACAAIFIKKEKLAPGERVSFNELGRAFWKAVPSLFLLFVVIGGIVGGIFTATEASAIAVVYTLVLSFAYRELKLSELPGILIRASETTAVVLLLIGTSMSMSWVMSAEDIPQMISEFMLTVSDNKWVILILINLILLGVGIFMDITPAVLIFTPIFLPVVTKVGVDPVHFGIMMVLNLCIGLCTPPVGSLLFVGVSIAKLSLTQIIRPLLPFFLAMILALSLIMIFPEITLVLPRLFDLL, from the coding sequence ATGGAATGGATTAGCATCGCCATTTTGGTACTCAGTTTCGTGACCCTGTTAGTTCTTGGAGTTCCTGTTGCTTGGAGTTTAGGACTGTCTAGTTTTTTCACTTTGATCATCACAATTTCGGCACTACCTGCAGCCACAACTATTGCACAGCGAATGGCTACAGGCTTGGATAGTTTTGCACTCTTGGCAATTCCGTTTTTTGTTCTAGCTGGTGAAATAATGAATCGAGGAGGTATAGCAAATCGCTTGATTGATTTTGCAAAAGGATTGACAGGAAGACTTCCTGGAGGGTTACTTTATGTCAATATTATTGCTGCAATGTTATTTGGAGCAATTGCCGGCTCTGCTGCTGCCGCTGCATCTGCTATTGGTAGTATCCTTGGAAAGCGAATGGATGAAGAAGGGTATCCAAAAACTTTAGGAGCCTCAGTAAACATTACTTCTTCGACTACTGGATTGATCATTCCTCCTTCCAATGTATTGATTATCTATTCCTTAGCCAGTGGTGGCGTTTCAATTGCCGCCTTGTTTGTGGCAGGTTATTTACCAGGTTTGTTATTAGGCTTGATCTTGATGGCTTGTGCTGCCATTTTTATTAAAAAGGAAAAATTGGCTCCTGGAGAAAGAGTCAGCTTTAATGAATTGGGCAGAGCTTTTTGGAAGGCTGTCCCAAGTTTATTTCTGCTCTTTGTCGTTATCGGGGGAATCGTAGGTGGAATTTTTACCGCTACGGAAGCATCTGCAATCGCGGTAGTATACACCCTGGTCTTGTCATTCGCTTATCGGGAACTGAAACTTTCAGAATTACCTGGCATCTTGATCAGAGCCTCAGAGACGACTGCGGTTGTCTTGTTGCTAATTGGAACTTCCATGAGTATGTCTTGGGTCATGTCGGCTGAAGATATACCTCAAATGATCAGTGAGTTTATGCTTACCGTGAGTGATAATAAATGGGTGATTTTGATCTTGATTAACTTGATTTTGCTTGGAGTTGGGATTTTCATGGATATCACTCCGGCTGTTTTGATCTTTACCCCAATATTCTTACCAGTGGTCACAAAGGTAGGAGTGGACCCTGTCCATTTTGGAATAATGATGGTTCTTAACCTTTGTATTGGCTTGTGTACCCCTCCTGTAGGTTCACTCCTTTTTGTTGGGGTCAGTATTGCTAAACTTTCCTTAACTCAAATCATCAGGCCTTTACTGCCATTTTTCTTAGCAATGATTTTAGCGCTAAGCCTAATCATGATATTCCCAGAAATTACTTTAGTCTTACCGAGACTATTTGATTTACTCTAA
- a CDS encoding UxaA family hydrolase: MNNTALILDPNDNVGVALSDLSPGQSVILKNQSIDIQDHVLAKHKFALQDFKVGDEILMYGTIVGEATKAIQKGGAITLENIHHKTKNYTLEPGIYNWKSPAITHWKDRTFLGYQRPDGQVGTANYWLVLPMVFCENTNVKLLQEAFENALGFAIPNPYEIQIKSLLEDWKQQKFTESVSRTSNTHKSKIFENLDGIRFLTHSMGCGGTRQDAESLCALLAGYIHHPNVAGATVLSLGCQNAQVSILQEKLKNLNSQKPLVICEQQQEGTTEQLITKAIHETFQGLIKANEYVRRPVPLDKLVIGLECGGSDGFSGISANPTLGQVSDWIVALGGTTILSEFPELCGAEQNLINRCTTPELAEKFVHLMEAYNAAAKRVGSGFDMNPSPGNIKDGLLTDAIKSCGAAKKGGTAPVTDVLDYTEYVKTPGLNLLCTPGNDVESTTGLAGSGANLILFTTGLGTPTGNPICPVIKVSSNTKVAERMPDIIDFSTGGIISGEDSIETAAEKLLDLIIEIASGKKLTKAEEKRNFDFIPWKRGVSL, encoded by the coding sequence ATGAACAATACAGCGCTCATCCTGGATCCAAACGATAATGTAGGAGTTGCATTAAGTGATTTATCACCTGGGCAATCCGTAATTTTAAAAAATCAATCTATTGATATTCAGGATCATGTATTAGCAAAACACAAGTTTGCTTTGCAAGATTTCAAGGTGGGTGACGAGATTTTAATGTATGGAACCATTGTAGGGGAAGCTACCAAGGCGATTCAAAAAGGAGGAGCTATTACGCTTGAAAACATCCATCACAAAACCAAAAACTACACCTTAGAACCAGGGATTTACAATTGGAAATCACCAGCGATTACACATTGGAAAGATAGAACTTTTCTAGGCTATCAACGACCTGATGGTCAAGTAGGTACAGCAAATTATTGGCTGGTTTTACCAATGGTATTTTGTGAAAACACAAATGTAAAATTGCTTCAAGAAGCCTTTGAAAATGCCCTTGGTTTTGCCATTCCAAACCCTTACGAAATCCAGATAAAAAGCTTGTTAGAAGACTGGAAACAGCAAAAATTTACGGAATCGGTTTCGCGTACTTCGAATACTCATAAATCTAAAATCTTCGAAAACCTAGACGGAATTCGATTTTTAACCCATTCCATGGGGTGCGGAGGAACACGCCAAGATGCAGAGTCTCTTTGTGCGCTTTTGGCAGGTTACATTCATCACCCAAATGTTGCAGGAGCTACCGTCTTGAGTTTAGGATGTCAAAACGCTCAGGTGAGTATTCTACAAGAGAAACTCAAAAACCTTAATTCACAAAAACCTCTTGTCATCTGTGAACAGCAGCAAGAAGGCACTACTGAACAATTAATCACAAAGGCTATCCATGAGACTTTTCAGGGACTTATTAAAGCCAATGAATATGTCAGACGACCCGTGCCATTAGATAAACTTGTCATTGGCCTGGAATGCGGGGGGTCAGATGGCTTTTCAGGAATATCGGCCAATCCGACTCTGGGCCAAGTATCTGATTGGATTGTTGCACTTGGAGGAACCACAATCCTCTCTGAATTTCCGGAACTTTGTGGAGCAGAACAGAATTTGATCAATCGATGCACTACTCCTGAACTTGCCGAGAAATTTGTCCACCTGATGGAGGCATATAATGCAGCCGCAAAACGTGTGGGAAGTGGGTTTGATATGAACCCTAGCCCAGGAAATATCAAAGATGGCTTGCTGACTGATGCCATTAAATCCTGTGGAGCGGCAAAGAAAGGTGGAACCGCACCTGTAACAGATGTCTTGGATTACACGGAGTACGTTAAGACACCTGGATTAAATTTACTCTGCACGCCCGGTAATGACGTAGAAAGTACAACGGGACTAGCAGGAAGTGGTGCAAACTTAATTTTGTTTACCACTGGATTAGGAACACCTACAGGGAACCCTATTTGTCCAGTCATCAAAGTTTCCTCCAACACAAAAGTAGCTGAAAGAATGCCAGATATAATTGATTTCAGTACAGGAGGAATAATTTCTGGAGAAGATAGTATCGAGACAGCGGCGGAAAAATTACTGGATTTGATCATTGAAATAGCAAGTGGAAAGAAATTAACCAAAGCTGAAGAAAAACGGAATTTTGATTTTATTCCTTGGAAGCGAGGAGTATCTCTTTAA
- a CDS encoding DUF1330 domain-containing protein, protein MSAYILVQVDIYDNEVYEEYKKLTPDSLIPYGGEFVIRGFPVEAIEGEWKHDRMVLLKFPDRQKALEWYNSENYQKAKKIREKGSSANFFVVG, encoded by the coding sequence ATGTCTGCTTATATCCTTGTACAAGTTGATATCTATGATAATGAAGTTTATGAAGAATATAAAAAATTGACTCCTGATAGTCTGATTCCATACGGGGGTGAATTTGTAATTAGAGGTTTTCCGGTAGAAGCCATTGAGGGTGAGTGGAAGCATGATCGAATGGTTTTATTGAAATTTCCTGATAGACAAAAAGCCTTGGAATGGTACAATTCCGAGAATTATCAAAAAGCGAAGAAAATTAGGGAAAAAGGGTCTTCAGCTAACTTTTTTGTTGTCGGATAA
- a CDS encoding peptidase domain-containing ABC transporter encodes MASSRTDITPVKRFFGLLKEEKSQVYSIYFYAVLNGLITLSLPLGIQAILNFILGGRITTSWVILVLIVALGVIFSGFLQISQLQIMEKLQQRIFSKSGLSIAYRLPKIKTEILHGEYGPEIVNRFFDTVNLQKGLAKILIDFSAALLQVIFGLLLLSVYHPTFILFGLVLIGLLTLIFYLTGPKGMETALKESSYKYQTAYWLQEVGRTLNSFKLVGSNRLPILRADKLIQKYVEFRSKHFGVLIFQYKVMIAFKVLIVTSLLLAGSLLLINDQISIGQFVAAEVIIVLVVNSVEKLILSLETVYDTLVSVEKLGHVMDLDLEHQEPSEKIIQSQPEGLKFSMEGVVFQPQDALEPILRGVDLEVLPGKKVVLTGPSGSGKSALMALFAGLYEQYEGKVKVNDLSLELINLDKFRAQVGDFLELQQIFHGTIKENILMGRDYDESQLSYILSLVGLNEYVYQWPMGLETMLQPEGKGLSKSIAQRIVLARGLVGQPKALIMENMMDYLEPEIKDKIVNYVMKGNWTLLLASDQENVLKLADLILVMDRGKVAYYGDFEGYKKFKA; translated from the coding sequence ATGGCTAGTTCACGTACTGATATCACACCGGTCAAACGCTTCTTTGGATTACTAAAGGAGGAGAAGAGTCAAGTTTATTCCATTTATTTCTATGCGGTTTTGAATGGATTAATTACCCTTTCTCTCCCACTGGGAATTCAGGCGATTTTGAATTTTATCCTTGGTGGAAGGATTACCACCTCCTGGGTAATTTTGGTTTTGATTGTGGCTCTTGGGGTAATTTTTAGTGGATTTCTTCAGATTTCCCAACTCCAAATCATGGAAAAATTACAGCAGCGTATTTTTTCCAAATCTGGGCTTTCTATAGCTTACCGCCTTCCAAAGATTAAAACCGAAATTCTTCATGGAGAATATGGGCCAGAAATAGTCAATCGGTTTTTTGATACCGTAAATCTTCAAAAGGGTCTTGCAAAAATCTTGATTGACTTTTCTGCAGCGTTATTACAGGTAATTTTTGGATTACTACTGCTTTCAGTTTACCATCCTACGTTTATTCTATTCGGATTGGTCTTGATTGGATTGTTAACCTTGATTTTCTATCTGACTGGTCCAAAAGGAATGGAAACTGCCTTGAAGGAATCTTCTTATAAATACCAAACTGCCTATTGGCTTCAAGAGGTTGGTCGGACTCTCAATTCTTTTAAACTAGTGGGAAGTAATAGACTGCCAATCTTAAGAGCCGATAAGTTGATTCAAAAGTATGTGGAATTCAGATCCAAGCATTTTGGAGTTTTAATCTTTCAATACAAAGTCATGATTGCCTTTAAAGTGCTAATTGTGACCAGTTTATTGCTTGCTGGAAGTTTGTTGTTGATTAATGATCAAATTTCAATCGGACAGTTTGTAGCGGCCGAAGTGATCATCGTTTTAGTGGTTAATTCGGTTGAAAAACTGATCCTTTCTTTAGAAACCGTGTATGACACCTTGGTTTCCGTTGAGAAATTAGGACATGTGATGGATCTAGACTTAGAGCATCAGGAACCCTCTGAAAAAATCATTCAATCCCAACCCGAGGGTTTAAAGTTTTCTATGGAAGGGGTTGTTTTCCAACCTCAAGATGCGTTAGAGCCGATATTAAGAGGGGTTGATTTGGAAGTTCTTCCTGGTAAGAAAGTTGTGCTGACTGGACCAAGTGGAAGTGGAAAGAGTGCATTGATGGCTCTTTTTGCAGGATTGTATGAACAATACGAAGGTAAAGTGAAGGTCAATGACCTTTCCTTGGAGTTAATCAATCTGGATAAATTCCGTGCACAGGTGGGCGATTTTCTTGAGCTTCAACAAATCTTCCATGGGACTATCAAAGAAAATATTCTCATGGGAAGGGACTATGACGAGAGTCAGTTAAGCTATATTCTAAGCCTAGTCGGCTTGAATGAATATGTTTATCAATGGCCGATGGGATTGGAAACAATGCTTCAGCCTGAAGGTAAAGGTCTATCAAAATCTATTGCGCAGCGAATTGTATTAGCTCGAGGTTTGGTTGGTCAGCCTAAAGCTCTGATTATGGAAAACATGATGGACTATTTGGAGCCAGAGATTAAGGATAAAATAGTCAACTATGTGATGAAGGGAAATTGGACTTTGTTGCTAGCCTCTGATCAAGAGAATGTGTTGAAATTGGCTGATTTGATTTTAGTAATGGATAGAGGTAAGGTGGCCTATTATGGTGATTTTGAAGGGTATAAAAAATTTAAAGCATAA
- a CDS encoding TRAP transporter small permease, which produces MKIKLILDKAISVLIAVLMALMVANVTWQVFSRYVLGDPSSFTDELSRYMMVWLGLAGAAYVSGKNGHLAIDILPERLHGKNLLALQLVIHGFVIFFGLVIMIWGGGNLVYVTEILQQKSATLRIPLSWIYAIVPISGIMVVYYHLFHMVQLLKNQS; this is translated from the coding sequence ATGAAAATTAAACTCATTTTGGATAAAGCCATCAGTGTTCTTATTGCTGTGTTGATGGCTTTGATGGTAGCGAATGTGACTTGGCAAGTTTTTTCCAGATATGTACTTGGTGATCCAAGTTCTTTCACAGACGAACTTTCCAGATATATGATGGTTTGGTTGGGTTTGGCAGGTGCAGCCTATGTTTCAGGGAAAAATGGTCATTTAGCTATTGATATTCTTCCAGAACGTTTACACGGAAAAAATCTCTTAGCCTTACAGTTAGTGATTCATGGGTTTGTGATTTTTTTCGGTTTGGTCATTATGATTTGGGGTGGGGGAAATTTGGTGTATGTCACCGAAATTCTACAGCAAAAATCAGCCACTCTCAGAATTCCACTTTCATGGATTTATGCTATAGTTCCCATATCTGGGATCATGGTGGTGTATTATCATCTGTTTCACATGGTTCAATTACTCAAAAATCAATCTTAA
- a CDS encoding HlyD family secretion protein: MMNISPNRIQDAIPFSGAKSLVMTLPRKESQKRVRILTGVLLAAFVMLFLPWTQNIRSKGYVTALRPDQRPQTIHSIIAGRIEKWYVAEGDFVQAGDTILRISEVKDEYFDSLLLPRTQQQVEAKSQTARSYGDKVGALQDQIAALQRNNVLKLEQAKNKVRISELKVQSDSIELVQAKVNFDIGKYQLERAEELFKEGLRSLTDLEGRRLKFQEVQAKLVSSENKLLSSKNELITAQIDLDAIDNDFKDKLAKAESDMYTAMSSQFDAEASVTKLENQYSNYQQRSQYRYILAPQNGYIAKAIQVGIGETIKEGAEIVNIVPAEAELAVEMYVQPVDLPLIKAGNRVRFIFDGWPAIVFSGWPQISNGTFGGVVVAIDQFAGPNNQYRVLVTQDPEEDNWPEQLRIGSGADGIALLNDVPVWYEIWRQLNGFPADYYTQEQKEKSPELKK, from the coding sequence ATGATGAATATTTCGCCAAATCGAATTCAGGACGCAATTCCTTTCAGCGGAGCAAAAAGTCTTGTCATGACGCTCCCAAGAAAGGAAAGTCAAAAGCGAGTTCGGATTCTAACAGGAGTTCTACTTGCTGCTTTCGTAATGCTCTTCCTTCCATGGACACAGAATATCCGATCTAAGGGGTATGTCACAGCCTTGAGACCAGATCAACGTCCACAGACAATTCATTCCATAATTGCTGGTCGAATAGAAAAATGGTATGTAGCTGAAGGAGATTTTGTCCAAGCTGGTGATACCATTCTTAGGATTTCAGAGGTTAAGGATGAGTATTTTGACTCCTTGCTTTTACCAAGAACCCAACAGCAAGTAGAAGCGAAATCCCAGACAGCTCGTTCGTATGGAGATAAAGTTGGGGCCTTACAGGATCAGATTGCAGCCTTGCAAAGAAATAATGTATTAAAGCTCGAGCAGGCAAAAAATAAAGTTCGAATATCTGAATTGAAGGTTCAATCGGACAGTATCGAACTCGTACAGGCAAAGGTCAATTTTGACATTGGAAAATATCAGCTTGAGCGTGCTGAGGAGTTATTTAAGGAGGGATTAAGATCCTTGACCGATTTGGAAGGAAGAAGGTTGAAATTTCAGGAGGTTCAGGCCAAATTGGTTTCCTCGGAAAACAAATTGTTAAGCAGTAAAAATGAATTAATAACTGCTCAAATTGACCTTGACGCAATTGACAATGATTTCAAAGACAAATTGGCAAAGGCAGAGTCTGATATGTACACGGCTATGTCTTCTCAATTTGATGCCGAAGCCTCCGTTACAAAATTGGAAAATCAATATTCCAATTATCAGCAGCGATCTCAATACAGATATATTTTGGCTCCCCAAAATGGATACATCGCCAAAGCTATCCAAGTAGGTATAGGTGAGACCATCAAAGAAGGGGCGGAAATTGTCAATATAGTTCCTGCTGAGGCAGAACTTGCTGTCGAAATGTATGTTCAGCCGGTTGATTTGCCTTTGATTAAGGCGGGTAATCGGGTAAGATTTATTTTTGACGGTTGGCCTGCCATTGTCTTCTCAGGTTGGCCTCAGATTTCGAATGGAACATTTGGAGGAGTAGTGGTAGCGATTGATCAATTTGCAGGACCAAATAATCAATATCGGGTGTTAGTAACCCAAGATCCAGAAGAAGACAATTGGCCAGAGCAATTACGAATTGGATCAGGTGCGGATGGAATTGCCCTCCTCAATGACGTTCCTGTTTGGTATGAAATATGGCGTCAATTGAATGGATTCCCAGCAGATTATTATACACAGGAGCAAAAAGAAAAATCACCTGAACTAAAGAAATGA
- a CDS encoding TRAP transporter substrate-binding protein, giving the protein MAKTSFGIFLLVLLSFAGCQSDSKVRIIKMGHAQVVAHPVHNAMVFFAQKLEEKSKGKIKVKVYPNQQLGTERELLELLQIGSLGMTKVSAASLEAFSPEISVLGLPYLFRDDDHIDKVLNGEIGDQLLLSSEKFWLRGLCFYDAGKRSFYSKDKPIESPEDLKGLKIRVQESKMAINMIRGMGGSPTPVAYGELYTALQQGIVDAAENNPPSFYNSRHYEVCKYYTIDEHTVVPDVVLVSTKVWEQLSPEEQQWMQEAADESAVFQAKLWKESVEESMREVEKAGVVITYPSKEPFAEGVKSVYELVMQENPALVPLIEKIKNTH; this is encoded by the coding sequence ATGGCTAAAACTTCTTTCGGGATTTTTCTACTTGTCCTTCTCTCTTTCGCTGGATGCCAATCGGATTCCAAAGTGAGGATTATCAAGATGGGACATGCACAGGTGGTGGCTCATCCAGTCCACAATGCCATGGTGTTTTTCGCTCAAAAACTTGAAGAAAAATCCAAAGGTAAAATCAAAGTAAAAGTCTATCCTAATCAACAATTAGGAACTGAGCGGGAACTACTAGAACTCCTTCAAATTGGAAGTTTGGGAATGACCAAAGTTTCAGCAGCTTCTCTTGAAGCTTTCTCTCCTGAAATTTCAGTTTTGGGTTTGCCTTATTTATTTCGAGATGATGATCATATCGATAAAGTCTTAAATGGAGAAATTGGGGATCAATTACTGCTCAGTTCGGAGAAATTTTGGTTGCGAGGATTATGTTTTTACGATGCTGGCAAAAGAAGCTTTTACAGTAAAGACAAACCGATTGAATCTCCTGAAGATCTGAAAGGACTGAAAATTCGGGTTCAAGAATCCAAAATGGCTATCAATATGATCCGGGGAATGGGAGGCTCTCCAACTCCTGTTGCATACGGAGAATTATACACCGCCTTGCAGCAAGGAATTGTGGATGCTGCGGAAAATAATCCTCCAAGTTTTTATAATTCCAGACATTATGAAGTGTGTAAATACTACACCATTGATGAACATACCGTGGTTCCTGATGTGGTTTTAGTGAGTACGAAGGTTTGGGAGCAATTGAGTCCTGAGGAGCAACAATGGATGCAAGAAGCTGCCGATGAGTCTGCGGTATTTCAAGCTAAACTTTGGAAAGAATCTGTAGAAGAATCGATGCGAGAAGTAGAAAAAGCAGGCGTGGTCATTACTTATCCTTCCAAAGAACCTTTTGCAGAAGGTGTAAAGTCAGTGTATGAATTGGTGATGCAAGAAAATCCTGCGCTGGTTCCTTTGATTGAAAAAATAAAAAACACGCACTAA
- a CDS encoding TolC family protein, translating to MKRFVIFFLVLWNASPIWAQDSLRLGFDDFLLWVKDNHPISAQAEINLTMGRMEVRQARGGFDPLIYGNLDQKEFKGTNYYDKREAGVTIPTWMGVEFNGTFEQNNGTYLNAEGTVPNGGLIAAGASVNLGQGLILDDRRATLRKAQIYQQATEVERANMLNQLYLDATDAYWKWSLAFENLKVLQEGVKLAEFRFGAIRKTYQQGDNAAIDTVEAYSQLLNRQYRLQNAQNAFFVARQNLNTFLWDDSSGNPMELNEGVIPDGLFESFTWVPNEEELRTLIANHPELRIKDFDLASLEIDRKLKSQQLLPVVKLKYNFINERFSDLNQYAFFENNYKWGVSVYTPVFLRKSRGAIGLAKAKIDFKQSDRDLKEIQLRYKLESELNSWMILNQQIETFKKNVASLDALFQGETRRFQIGESSLFLVNAREVSLFDSRLTLNDLASKLRVSYAKTRVAAGLGFE from the coding sequence ATGAAACGATTTGTAATCTTTTTCTTGGTTCTTTGGAATGCCTCGCCAATTTGGGCTCAGGACAGTTTGAGATTAGGCTTTGATGATTTTTTGCTGTGGGTAAAAGATAATCATCCGATATCTGCTCAGGCTGAAATCAACTTGACCATGGGTAGAATGGAGGTCAGGCAAGCTAGAGGAGGGTTCGATCCTCTTATTTATGGGAATTTGGATCAAAAGGAGTTTAAAGGAACAAACTATTATGATAAAAGAGAGGCCGGAGTAACTATTCCCACTTGGATGGGGGTAGAGTTCAATGGTACCTTTGAACAAAATAATGGAACTTATCTCAATGCTGAAGGTACTGTTCCCAATGGTGGGTTAATTGCCGCTGGGGCTTCGGTGAATTTAGGTCAAGGGTTAATCCTTGATGACCGAAGGGCTACTTTACGAAAGGCTCAAATCTACCAACAGGCTACAGAAGTTGAACGGGCTAATATGCTAAATCAACTGTATTTGGATGCAACTGATGCGTATTGGAAATGGTCTTTAGCTTTTGAAAATCTAAAGGTTCTCCAAGAAGGCGTAAAGTTGGCTGAATTTAGATTTGGTGCAATCCGAAAAACGTATCAGCAAGGTGATAATGCAGCTATTGATACGGTGGAAGCTTATTCACAATTATTAAATCGACAATATCGACTTCAAAATGCTCAAAATGCCTTTTTTGTAGCGAGACAAAACTTGAATACATTTCTCTGGGATGATTCTTCAGGTAATCCTATGGAATTGAATGAAGGTGTCATCCCAGATGGTTTGTTCGAAAGTTTTACCTGGGTGCCAAATGAGGAAGAACTTAGAACATTAATAGCTAACCACCCAGAGCTTCGGATTAAAGATTTTGATTTGGCGAGTTTAGAGATAGATCGCAAGCTGAAAAGTCAGCAACTTCTTCCGGTTGTCAAACTGAAATATAACTTTATCAATGAGCGATTTTCAGATTTGAATCAATATGCCTTTTTTGAAAACAATTACAAATGGGGTGTCTCGGTTTACACCCCTGTTTTCCTTCGGAAAAGTCGGGGAGCTATAGGTCTTGCAAAAGCTAAAATTGATTTCAAGCAAAGTGATCGGGATTTAAAAGAAATCCAATTGAGATATAAACTTGAGTCAGAATTAAACAGCTGGATGATTTTAAATCAGCAAATCGAGACATTTAAGAAAAACGTTGCGAGTCTTGATGCGTTATTTCAAGGCGAAACTAGAAGATTTCAAATCGGAGAATCTAGTTTGTTCTTAGTAAATGCTCGCGAGGTGTCTCTTTTTGATTCACGCCTTACCCTAAATGATTTAGCGAGTAAACTCCGAGTTTCGTATGCAAAAACCCGCGTTGCAGCTGGTTTAGGGTTTGAATAA